One window from the genome of Salipiger abyssi encodes:
- a CDS encoding SCO family protein, whose protein sequence is MSIEPGETPPEARLLRSILWGAVFVAIAGVAIFSALEMYLGNGSKTVRYSGEADIRSELSLTDHTGQEVTQADYSDRWQLVFFGFTNCPDICPTTLAYMSSVLDLLGDDADQVAPIFITVDPARDTVPVMAEYVSVFHPRLIGLTGTEAQVAEATRNFRAWYKRTEDDSAPDGYFMAHAGHIYLMRPGGEFEAVYQEGGQPPEALAQEIRKKL, encoded by the coding sequence ATGTCGATTGAACCCGGTGAAACCCCTCCGGAAGCGCGGCTCCTGAGATCCATATTGTGGGGCGCGGTATTTGTGGCCATTGCCGGGGTCGCAATATTCTCTGCCTTGGAAATGTATCTCGGCAATGGATCGAAGACTGTCCGCTATTCGGGCGAGGCGGATATTCGATCCGAACTTTCACTCACGGATCATACCGGACAGGAGGTGACCCAAGCTGATTATTCTGATCGCTGGCAACTTGTTTTTTTTGGTTTCACCAACTGCCCCGACATTTGCCCCACCACACTCGCCTACATGTCGAGCGTTCTGGACTTGCTTGGTGATGATGCGGATCAGGTGGCGCCGATCTTTATCACTGTCGATCCTGCGCGAGACACCGTGCCAGTTATGGCCGAATATGTGTCAGTCTTTCATCCAAGACTGATTGGCTTGACCGGAACTGAAGCGCAGGTTGCCGAGGCCACCAGAAATTTCCGCGCATGGTACAAGCGGACCGAGGATGACAGCGCGCCGGACGGTTATTTCATGGCGCATGCCGGGCACATATACCTCATGCGGCCCGGTGGCGAATTTGAGGCGGTCTATCAGGAAGGCGGCCAACCGCCCGAGGCGCTGGCGCAGGAAATCCGCAAAAAGCTATAA
- a CDS encoding DsbA family protein: protein MILKTALRVFAVFLWALISTPTISLAQQSTPLDQVEQEAIKALILQTIRENPEVLVDTLLAFQEEAQAQAQAEQRAAIQRVGELLLADANTGVMGNPEGDIVVVEFFDYNCPYCRRAAPVLFELIEENPDLRIIVREWPILGPDSELAARASLAAIKQNGFEAFHDALMAQPRANAVFIRRAAEQAGLDYDQLQADMDAPEVDAHIAKSHDLARQLGISGTPTFLIGETLVPGLLEKADLQALIAEAGDVD from the coding sequence ATGATACTCAAAACTGCCCTTCGCGTGTTTGCGGTCTTCCTCTGGGCGCTGATTTCCACGCCCACGATTTCGTTGGCCCAGCAATCGACGCCGCTCGATCAGGTTGAGCAAGAGGCCATCAAAGCCTTGATCCTGCAAACCATCCGCGAGAACCCGGAAGTTCTGGTGGATACGCTCCTGGCCTTCCAGGAAGAGGCTCAGGCACAAGCCCAGGCCGAACAACGGGCTGCGATTCAGCGCGTGGGTGAACTCCTGCTTGCGGACGCAAACACCGGCGTGATGGGCAATCCTGAGGGCGACATCGTGGTTGTCGAATTCTTCGACTACAACTGCCCCTATTGCCGACGCGCGGCTCCGGTCCTTTTCGAATTGATAGAGGAGAACCCGGACTTGCGCATCATCGTGAGGGAGTGGCCGATTCTCGGACCCGACTCCGAACTGGCGGCTCGGGCGTCGCTGGCGGCGATAAAACAGAACGGATTCGAGGCCTTCCACGATGCCCTGATGGCGCAGCCGCGCGCCAATGCCGTCTTTATAAGAAGGGCCGCTGAGCAGGCAGGGCTGGACTACGACCAGTTGCAGGCAGATATGGACGCGCCTGAAGTCGATGCCCATATCGCAAAGTCTCACGATCTCGCACGGCAGCTTGGAATATCCGGCACGCCGACATTTCTGATCGGGGAAACGCTCGTTCCCGGATTGTTGGAAAAGGCCGATCTTCAGGCTTTGATTGCGGAGGCCGGAGATGTCGATTGA
- a CDS encoding TlpA family protein disulfide reductase translates to MKRRELLAGMAALGVAGPVQARPLMPLHEKPREMLSPPFVDGKGRDLTLADFRGRVVLLNIWATWCVPCREEMPTLDALQEKMGGGDFHVLPLSIDRAGMKIVRRFYDEIGLRHLDTYLAEDIRVMAAFAVVGLPTTILIDRDGFERGRLVGPAEWDSPEVMAQIQNLINERSE, encoded by the coding sequence ATGAAACGACGCGAGTTATTGGCTGGTATGGCGGCGCTCGGCGTCGCGGGGCCGGTTCAAGCCAGACCATTAATGCCGCTTCACGAAAAGCCGCGGGAGATGCTGTCGCCACCTTTCGTCGATGGAAAAGGCCGCGATCTCACGCTGGCGGATTTCCGGGGCAGGGTGGTCCTACTGAACATCTGGGCGACCTGGTGCGTTCCCTGCCGTGAAGAGATGCCGACGCTCGACGCCTTGCAGGAGAAAATGGGCGGCGGCGACTTCCATGTCCTGCCGCTGTCGATCGACCGCGCCGGAATGAAGATCGTCCGCCGCTTCTACGACGAAATCGGTCTTCGTCATCTCGATACATACCTCGCCGAAGACATTCGGGTGATGGCAGCGTTTGCCGTAGTGGGCCTTCCCACCACGATCCTGATCGACCGCGACGGTTTCGAGCGCGGCAGGCTTGTCGGGCCGGCCGAATGGGACAGTCCCGAGGTCATGGCCCAGATTCAGAATCTCATCAACGAAAGGAGTGAATAA
- a CDS encoding DsbE family thiol:disulfide interchange protein produces MSVTEEPRRRKGRLLTMMPVAIFALIGAGFYWGLFNGDDTLASPLIGKAVPEFDLPPIEGLPNGLSTADLKGQVSLVNVWASWCVPCRVEMPLLNELAAQGEVPIFGINFKDRPEKALGFLDELGDPYTRIGADRNGRVSIDWGVYGLPETFVIDAEGRIAYKHIGPFDRRSLEEDILPVVRRLQEGAGS; encoded by the coding sequence ATGAGCGTGACCGAGGAACCCCGCCGCCGGAAGGGTCGGCTACTAACTATGATGCCAGTCGCGATCTTCGCCCTCATCGGCGCGGGCTTTTACTGGGGGCTGTTCAATGGTGACGATACTTTAGCGTCACCGCTTATTGGCAAGGCGGTGCCCGAGTTCGACCTGCCGCCGATAGAAGGCCTGCCGAACGGCCTGTCGACGGCCGATCTGAAGGGGCAGGTGTCCCTGGTCAACGTCTGGGCGTCCTGGTGTGTACCGTGCCGGGTCGAAATGCCGTTGCTGAACGAACTGGCGGCGCAGGGTGAAGTCCCGATCTTCGGCATTAACTTCAAGGACCGTCCCGAAAAGGCATTGGGCTTTCTCGATGAGCTTGGTGACCCTTACACCCGCATCGGCGCCGACCGGAACGGGCGCGTCTCCATCGATTGGGGCGTTTACGGCCTGCCCGAGACCTTCGTGATCGATGCCGAGGGCCGAATTGCCTACAAGCATATCGGCCCCTTTGACCGTCGTTCCCTGGAGGAAGACATCCTTCCCGTGGTGCGGCGCCTTCAGGAAGGAGCCGGATCATGA
- a CDS encoding c-type cytochrome, which translates to MRRAATIGAAVATLTAIGVAVLAQSESDEASVDGLTFLGDPVTVADIAAGETLYAENCASCHGADLEGQPDWRRRLDNGRMPAPPHDETGHTWHHSDRNLFIVTKGGVGAVVPGYESDMPAYDGILTDDEIADVLSYIKSTWPDRQREFQAEVSANDKGDL; encoded by the coding sequence ATGAGGCGGGCCGCAACAATCGGTGCCGCTGTTGCCACATTGACCGCGATCGGTGTTGCCGTCCTCGCGCAGTCGGAAAGCGACGAAGCTTCGGTGGACGGATTGACCTTCCTTGGCGACCCCGTGACTGTAGCCGACATCGCAGCAGGCGAGACACTCTATGCCGAGAATTGCGCATCCTGTCACGGTGCCGATCTGGAAGGACAGCCCGATTGGCGGCGGCGTCTGGACAATGGGCGCATGCCCGCGCCGCCACATGACGAAACCGGCCATACCTGGCACCATTCGGACCGGAACCTCTTTATTGTGACCAAAGGCGGCGTCGGCGCCGTCGTGCCCGGCTACGAAAGCGACATGCCGGCGTACGATGGCATTCTGACCGACGACGAGATTGCCGATGTTCTCTCTTACATCAAAAGCACCTGGCCGGATCGACAGCGCGAATTCCAGGCGGAAGTATCTGCCAACGACAAAGGTGATTTATGA
- a CDS encoding DUF411 domain-containing protein translates to MNRRYVLASLAALGVGGTFTFTTLTSAQSTEDATGPASTDVSDGTKQITIWRDPGCGCCDSYADYLEENGYQVTRIDDRDFDKRSIEVGVPEQGLGCHLAEIEGYYVSGLVPSEILERLVTEKPDITGITLPGMPSNAPGMARVKTGTLKTYAFGEGGITVYSDE, encoded by the coding sequence ATGAACAGAAGATATGTCCTGGCTTCGCTTGCTGCACTTGGCGTCGGCGGAACCTTCACTTTCACGACGCTGACTTCAGCACAAAGCACCGAAGACGCGACCGGTCCCGCAAGTACCGACGTGTCAGACGGAACGAAGCAGATCACGATCTGGCGCGATCCGGGCTGCGGTTGCTGCGACAGCTACGCCGATTATCTGGAAGAGAACGGCTATCAGGTGACACGCATCGACGATCGGGATTTTGATAAGCGCTCAATCGAAGTCGGCGTTCCCGAGCAGGGGCTCGGCTGTCATCTGGCCGAGATCGAAGGCTATTATGTCAGTGGATTGGTACCCTCGGAGATCCTGGAAAGGCTGGTCACGGAGAAGCCCGACATCACCGGCATTACTTTGCCGGGCATGCCTTCGAACGCGCCAGGAATGGCACGCGTAAAGACCGGTACGCTCAAGACCTATGCGTTCGGCGAGGGCGGGATCACCGTTTACTCCGATGAGTAA
- a CDS encoding sialidase family protein, producing the protein MTNSTLNFEPDRRHFLALGMGAAAVLVLPGAVRAADGAADIRTLAFDGDTLLIAGATLRASPDDGRSWHDRPTPSPVSSIATHPARPGRLLAGLARGGVTVSDDGGTTWAARSEGLASGEVTALAVAAGNPDMIYAAIRGDGLWKSEDAGATWALAMDRPWLDAAERDPLTLASVDLETGMGGIWIYAGTEKGLTRVPDCFCRWQDVQPGNAMDALVTGDTPPAEAPLPADEPVLSLASAPAAPSTLYAALPSGVWASQDGGVIWTHKAKGQGRAVAVHPRDENHIAALLNGTLNLSRDGGATWAALAVA; encoded by the coding sequence ATGACAAACAGCACCTTGAATTTTGAGCCGGACAGACGCCACTTCCTGGCACTGGGTATGGGTGCAGCTGCAGTGCTCGTGTTGCCCGGCGCGGTGCGCGCGGCCGACGGGGCGGCCGATATTCGAACGCTCGCCTTCGATGGCGACACGCTGCTGATCGCAGGCGCAACACTGAGGGCGAGCCCCGATGACGGTCGCAGTTGGCATGACAGGCCAACACCTTCCCCGGTCTCCTCGATCGCCACGCATCCTGCGCGTCCCGGACGTCTCCTTGCCGGTTTGGCGCGGGGAGGGGTGACCGTGTCCGACGATGGCGGAACGACATGGGCTGCCCGAAGCGAGGGGCTTGCCTCCGGCGAGGTCACCGCGCTGGCCGTGGCCGCCGGAAACCCCGACATGATCTATGCCGCAATCCGCGGCGACGGCCTTTGGAAGAGCGAGGACGCAGGCGCAACCTGGGCCCTGGCGATGGACAGGCCCTGGCTCGACGCAGCCGAGCGTGACCCGCTGACGCTGGCATCGGTCGATCTCGAAACCGGAATGGGCGGCATCTGGATCTATGCGGGAACCGAGAAAGGCCTGACCCGTGTTCCGGACTGTTTCTGCCGCTGGCAAGACGTTCAGCCCGGCAATGCGATGGACGCGCTGGTGACGGGCGACACGCCACCTGCCGAGGCACCCCTGCCGGCGGACGAGCCGGTCCTGTCACTGGCCAGTGCCCCTGCGGCACCGTCTACACTTTACGCGGCACTGCCGTCGGGGGTGTGGGCGTCGCAGGACGGCGGCGTGATCTGGACGCACAAGGCAAAAGGGCAGGGGAGGGCCGTCGCGGTTCACCCTAGGGACGAAAATCACATAGCCGCCCTCCTCAACGGCACCCTGAACCTCAGCCGCGATGGCGGCGCTACCTGGGCCGCGCTCGCGGTCGCATGA
- a CDS encoding multicopper oxidase family protein → MSFNYKTTVTRRAFVASSLAGVMSATLPFPRMAEAATRKFSLRAAPGSTRLVPEPHPDTAAWCYNGKVPGPEIRIRQGDRLQVEVMNDLAEETTVHWHGIRLPNAMDGVPHLTQGPIAPGDKFVYEFDAVDAGTFWYHPHQRSFEQVGRGLYGPLIVEEANPPRVDRDVTWVLDDWRLAEDASISDDFGNAHDLSHAGRLGNTVTINGHVPETLEVASGERIRLRLINAANARIFALDFGDHTPRIIALDGQPVTPHEPRDGVVVLGPAMRVDVILDCTGKPGAQAQLVDRAYRGNDFRVLDFTYAETALREATPDWPIALPTNPIPEPNLRSAQRHEVTFTGGMMGMMVEREMGLEPRGGMMGGGMMGMMHDGRGIWFVNGKAAEGHVLDPFLTLERSASHILEMTNATAFDHPIHLHGHSFRVISRNGTPTQHREWQDTVLMAPRERVEIAFVADNPGDWMFHCHILEHQAAGMMGVIRVA, encoded by the coding sequence ATGTCTTTCAACTACAAAACTACCGTCACGCGCCGCGCCTTTGTCGCGTCGTCGCTCGCGGGTGTGATGTCCGCCACCCTGCCTTTTCCGAGGATGGCAGAAGCCGCCACCCGGAAATTCTCACTCCGGGCCGCACCGGGAAGCACACGGCTTGTTCCCGAGCCACATCCGGACACTGCGGCCTGGTGCTACAACGGTAAGGTCCCGGGCCCGGAGATCCGCATTCGACAAGGTGATCGCCTTCAGGTCGAGGTTATGAATGACCTTGCGGAGGAAACCACTGTGCATTGGCATGGCATCCGGCTTCCCAACGCAATGGACGGGGTGCCGCACTTGACACAGGGACCGATCGCCCCGGGCGACAAGTTCGTCTACGAATTCGATGCAGTCGATGCCGGCACCTTCTGGTATCACCCACATCAGCGCAGCTTCGAGCAGGTCGGGCGCGGTCTCTACGGTCCCCTTATCGTCGAGGAGGCCAATCCACCTCGGGTCGACCGCGATGTTACTTGGGTCCTGGACGACTGGCGTCTGGCCGAGGACGCATCGATTTCGGATGATTTCGGCAATGCCCATGACTTAAGCCACGCTGGCCGCCTCGGGAACACTGTGACGATCAACGGTCACGTGCCGGAAACACTCGAGGTGGCATCGGGGGAACGGATCCGCCTCCGCCTGATCAACGCGGCGAATGCCCGGATCTTCGCACTCGATTTCGGGGACCATACACCGCGCATCATCGCGCTCGACGGGCAACCCGTCACACCGCATGAGCCGCGGGACGGTGTTGTCGTTCTTGGACCCGCAATGCGCGTCGATGTGATCCTGGATTGCACCGGCAAGCCAGGCGCACAAGCCCAGCTTGTAGACCGTGCGTACCGCGGGAACGATTTTCGAGTCCTCGATTTCACCTACGCTGAAACCGCCCTGCGCGAGGCCACACCCGACTGGCCGATCGCATTGCCCACCAACCCCATTCCGGAACCTAACCTGAGATCCGCGCAGCGTCATGAGGTGACGTTCACCGGCGGCATGATGGGCATGATGGTGGAACGCGAAATGGGCCTCGAGCCGCGTGGCGGCATGATGGGCGGCGGTATGATGGGCATGATGCATGACGGGCGCGGCATCTGGTTTGTCAACGGAAAGGCCGCCGAGGGCCATGTGCTCGATCCGTTCCTGACGTTGGAACGCAGTGCCAGTCACATCCTCGAGATGACCAACGCGACCGCCTTCGACCACCCGATCCATCTGCATGGCCATTCGTTCCGGGTGATCAGCCGAAATGGTACGCCGACGCAGCATCGTGAATGGCAGGACACGGTGCTGATGGCGCCCCGCGAACGGGTCGAGATCGCCTTCGTCGCCGACAATCCCGGCGACTGGATGTTCCACTGCCACATTCTCGAACACCAAGCCGCGGGAATGATGGGCGTGATCCGCGTCGCATGA
- the cueR gene encoding Cu(I)-responsive transcriptional regulator: MNIGNVSEQSGLPAKTIRYYEDIGLVQPSRRENGYRDFAVQDLHKLAFLGRARSLGFGIEECRTLLSLYEDRERSSADVKAIAQSHLARVDQKIEELQALSATLRDLVVRCHGDDRPDCPIMDDLTPSDLAGTRKHPAGTTL; encoded by the coding sequence ATGAACATTGGAAATGTTTCGGAACAGAGCGGTTTGCCCGCAAAAACAATCCGGTATTACGAGGATATCGGACTCGTGCAACCGTCGCGGCGTGAAAACGGGTACCGCGATTTTGCTGTTCAGGATCTGCACAAGCTGGCGTTTCTCGGCCGGGCGCGGTCGTTGGGTTTCGGCATCGAGGAATGTCGCACGCTGTTGTCATTGTACGAGGACCGCGAGCGGTCCAGCGCCGACGTCAAGGCGATCGCCCAAAGTCACCTCGCGCGGGTGGATCAAAAAATCGAGGAGTTGCAGGCGCTTAGCGCGACGCTTCGTGATCTCGTTGTTCGGTGTCATGGCGATGATCGTCCCGACTGCCCGATAATGGATGATCTGACGCCTTCCGACCTCGCGGGGACGCGAAAACATCCCGCTGGAACAACCCTCTGA
- a CDS encoding NAD-dependent epimerase/dehydratase family protein, which translates to MADESKPVVIVTGSSGYLGAAVVRRLHGSYRVVGLDRYSPPHPPHQAECVCFDITDQASVDTALDRVRLAYGDRISACIHLAGYFDLSGEDDPAYDAVTVEGSKRLLKGLQGFELEQFVFASTMLAHAPTEPGEPIDEDHPLDPRFPYRASKVRTEKVLREVRGDEKLVLMRPAGIYDDNGQSTFLTHQIARIHERRFSGKVYPGDLSRGQAFLHLDDFLDAVERIVDRRVKLPDVFPVLLGEADPIPFGELQRLIGRELHGEDWITWNVPSQLAKLGAWTENKVFGEDAFIRAWMVDISSDHYELDLSAAKKHLDWTPEHSLRDDMPGILQRLKDDPYEWYEANGLNAARVSAAKVENAVAEEAAEHAPTEAEANADRREHDQHMRQMHFSMLWVHWLVMALGLWLATAPSVFGTFDQTEFSAAVQRVTEDRGLWSAATRSWLTAWNNVFTGLAIMVFAALSLRHGNGWAQWVNAALGVWLLAAPLVFWTPDAAVYANDTLIGALVVALTILIPMMPGMSREGMMDDTDIPPGWTYCPSTYVQRLPIIALGVVGFILSRILSAYQLGHVDGVWEPFFSSPVALNGTEYIITSDVSKAWPIADGGLGAMSYMFEIMMGVMGSRLRWRTMPWMVALFGIVVGPLGVISIYFIIIQPIAIGTYCTICLMAALAMLIMIPFSLDEIVAMVQFMVWNTRRGRPFWRAFFRGDALPGGTTGGEMSFDARPMQIFRQSARGVTVPWTLGLSAAIGVFLMLSRAIFGNEAAMANSDHLLGALVLTTAVIAWAEVARPLRFLNILFGLWLIVAPWFLGGGTVAGSLVGILAGIALIALSLSRGKRSEEHYGSWDRFIF; encoded by the coding sequence ATGGCAGATGAAAGCAAGCCGGTCGTTATAGTTACCGGGTCGAGCGGGTATCTCGGGGCCGCGGTGGTGCGACGGCTGCACGGGTCCTACCGCGTCGTCGGACTTGACCGGTATTCGCCGCCCCATCCGCCGCATCAGGCCGAGTGCGTCTGTTTCGACATCACCGATCAGGCAAGTGTCGATACCGCGCTTGATCGTGTGCGGCTGGCTTACGGCGACAGGATTTCCGCCTGCATTCACCTTGCGGGCTATTTCGATCTCAGCGGCGAGGATGATCCGGCGTATGATGCCGTTACAGTCGAAGGCTCGAAACGGCTGCTGAAGGGTCTTCAGGGGTTTGAGCTTGAACAGTTCGTCTTCGCTTCCACCATGCTTGCCCATGCGCCGACCGAGCCGGGGGAGCCGATAGACGAGGATCATCCTCTCGATCCTAGGTTTCCTTACCGCGCATCGAAGGTGCGCACGGAGAAGGTACTGCGCGAGGTAAGGGGCGACGAGAAACTCGTGCTGATGCGCCCCGCCGGTATCTACGATGACAACGGGCAGTCGACTTTTCTGACCCACCAGATCGCCCGCATTCACGAACGACGATTCAGCGGCAAGGTTTATCCTGGCGATCTGTCGCGCGGGCAGGCGTTCCTGCATCTCGACGATTTTCTAGACGCGGTGGAACGTATCGTTGATCGGCGCGTCAAGCTGCCGGACGTTTTTCCGGTGCTACTGGGCGAGGCCGACCCGATACCCTTCGGCGAGTTGCAGCGCCTGATCGGGCGCGAGCTGCATGGCGAGGACTGGATCACCTGGAACGTGCCGTCCCAACTGGCCAAGCTCGGCGCCTGGACGGAAAACAAGGTATTTGGGGAGGATGCCTTCATCAGGGCATGGATGGTCGATATTTCCAGCGATCACTACGAGCTAGACCTTTCGGCGGCGAAAAAGCACTTGGACTGGACGCCTGAACACAGTCTGCGCGACGACATGCCGGGCATCCTTCAGCGCCTGAAGGACGATCCCTACGAATGGTACGAAGCGAACGGGCTGAACGCCGCACGGGTCTCGGCGGCCAAGGTCGAAAACGCCGTGGCGGAAGAGGCTGCAGAGCATGCACCGACGGAGGCCGAGGCGAACGCGGATCGGCGCGAGCATGATCAACACATGCGGCAGATGCATTTTTCTATGCTCTGGGTGCATTGGCTGGTCATGGCGCTCGGCCTGTGGTTGGCCACCGCGCCATCGGTTTTCGGCACCTTCGATCAGACCGAATTCAGCGCGGCGGTCCAGCGCGTGACGGAGGATCGCGGGCTGTGGTCCGCCGCTACACGCAGTTGGCTGACCGCGTGGAACAATGTCTTCACCGGACTTGCCATCATGGTCTTTGCCGCCCTGTCGCTGCGCCATGGTAACGGCTGGGCGCAATGGGTGAATGCCGCGCTCGGCGTCTGGCTGCTGGCCGCGCCGCTGGTGTTCTGGACGCCGGACGCGGCCGTCTATGCCAACGACACGCTGATCGGCGCGCTGGTGGTCGCGCTGACAATCCTGATCCCGATGATGCCGGGCATGTCGCGCGAGGGGATGATGGACGATACCGATATCCCGCCCGGCTGGACCTACTGCCCCTCCACCTATGTCCAGCGCCTGCCGATCATCGCGCTCGGTGTCGTGGGCTTCATCCTGTCGCGCATCCTGTCGGCCTACCAGCTCGGCCATGTAGACGGCGTGTGGGAGCCGTTCTTTTCATCGCCGGTCGCGCTGAATGGCACCGAATACATCATCACCTCCGATGTCTCGAAAGCCTGGCCCATTGCCGACGGCGGCCTTGGCGCAATGAGTTATATGTTTGAGATCATGATGGGCGTGATGGGCAGCCGCCTGCGCTGGCGCACGATGCCCTGGATGGTCGCACTTTTCGGCATCGTTGTCGGGCCGCTTGGCGTGATCAGCATCTATTTCATCATCATTCAGCCGATTGCCATCGGCACCTATTGCACGATCTGCCTGATGGCGGCGCTGGCCATGCTGATCATGATCCCGTTCTCGCTCGATGAAATCGTCGCGATGGTGCAGTTCATGGTCTGGAATACGCGCCGGGGCAGACCGTTCTGGCGCGCGTTCTTCAGGGGCGATGCTCTGCCCGGTGGCACAACGGGGGGCGAAATGAGCTTCGACGCGCGACCGATGCAGATCTTTCGACAAAGCGCACGCGGCGTCACCGTACCATGGACACTCGGGCTGAGTGCTGCGATCGGGGTCTTCCTGATGTTGTCGCGCGCGATCTTTGGCAATGAAGCGGCCATGGCGAACAGCGATCACCTGCTGGGCGCACTGGTCCTGACCACTGCGGTCATCGCCTGGGCCGAGGTCGCGCGCCCGTTGCGGTTCCTTAACATCCTCTTCGGCCTCTGGCTCATTGTCGCGCCTTGGTTCCTAGGCGGAGGCACGGTGGCAGGCAGCCTTGTCGGTATCCTCGCCGGGATCGCTCTCATCGCGCTCAGCCTGTCGCGTGGGAAGCGCAGCGAGGAACACTATGGGAGTTGGGACAGGTTCATTTTTTGA